The DNA region TGGTACCATTGGCACGGCGATCACCAGCCGAAACCGGACATGCGCTATAGCGGCCAGCTGCCGCCAGGAACGCCGGGAATGCGGATCGAATTTTCGATTCCGGCCGAGCAAGTCGTGCTGTCTGATTTCATCCTTTGGCACCATGTGCTGAACGGCTGGTATTTGGGAGAATCATTGGCGGATGATGCCGCTTTTGAGTTGGAACGGCAGCGACGTGGTTTACGCTATCCGATGGGACATACCAAAAAGGACGGCGATCTGGAGGGACGGGTGAGAGACAGTTGGCAGCGAATTTTTGCGTTGAATTGGGTCGATCCTGATCAATATCTTAGCCTGCCGCTGCAGGAAAAGAGCGTTCAGGCGACGCTTTGGGAAGTTCGACGTGAGCAGGTGTTGAAGGCGGAGTTGTTTTACGGCAAAGGAAAATGGGATGCATAAAATTTTTCTGGCTTTTTATAAAAATATATTTGACAGTGTGTTTTTGTTATGGTAACATAATAAATGTCGCTGAAATACGTGATATTTGCGGTCGTGGCGGAACGGCAGACGCGCTAGCCTCAGGAGCTAGTGGGGGCAACCTCGTGGTGGTTCAAATCCACTCGACCGCACCATTTATAAGCAAACCCTCGAGGAATCGAGGGTTATTTTTATGAAACATTCAAAAGCGAATGCTAAAATCGCGCAAAAATGAAGCTGAAGCAATTTTCAAGCAGGAAAATATTGATTCAGGTCTAATATATACTAGAGTAGTTTTACGAGAGCCGGAAGGGAGATTTTTAATGAAGCGAATCATCAGTGCATTAATTTTTACCATGTTCTTTACGGTAGGAGGGGTTGCTTCCGCTAATCTTGGCGATACACGCGGTGCAATGGCCCAACAATATGGCGAACACCGTCTGGTTATCGATCAGGACGGACAACTTTGGACAAAGGCGAACTGGGAAGAAAAAGGACATCAAAAAGCAAAAGCTGCTTTTTATACCTATTCGTTTACCCGTCAAGGTCTGCATTTTTCGATGGAAGTAGGCTATGAAAGCGAAAAACCGGACGCGTTGGTGCGTTTTCAGCGTATTTCTCCAGACATGCCGATTAAAGTAAAAGAAGTGCGTCAGTACTTCCCGGAATTGGCACCGCTTTTAGACCATCCGAAAGCAATCACGTTTGCTTCGTATAAGACGCTGAGCCGTTATTTCCAAGAACTCGAATCGCCGACGCGTATGGGAGTGCTGGTTCGCGAATTGCAGCGCGATTCATATTTTCCGCTCTTGGCCTTCAACATTCAAAATGAAGGCATCTTGATTAAACAAGATGAAGAAATCAGCCGCGAAACGTACATTAGAGAATTCACGCTTGAAAAAGCTTCACGTACGCTTGTCCATGACAAACTGGATGTCGGGTCGCCTGAATGGCGTCCGATGAAGAGCTACTTCTAAAAGCAAAGACCCGCAAGGTTCCGTTTGGAATCTTGCGGGTCTTTTTTAATTTGCCAGCCAGACTGGCGTTAAACGTGCTTCTTCGGCGGCCTGGGGGCCGAGATAGTTGTACTTGACCATTGCACCTAGGACGATGGCTTGTCGCTGCTTAGCGGCCTGGAAATTAACGTAGGGAGAATTGAGCGATGGTGCGTTGGGGATGCCGGCAAGCAGCGCCGCCTCCGGCAGATTAAGATTGGCAGGCGGTTTGCCGAAATAGATCTTCGCGGCCGGTCCGATGCCGTAGGCGCCGGAACCGAAATAAATGCTGTTCAGATACATTTCGAGGATTTCCTCTTTAGAATAACGTAGCTCCATATCGACCGCAAGAACGAACTCTTCCGCTTTACGGGTGATGGTCTTATCCTGCGAGAGAAATAAGTTCTTGATCAGCTGCTGCGTGATCGTGCTCGCACCTTCGGCGTAGCCGCCGGCTTGCACGTTGACTAAGGTGGCGCGAAGAATTCCCTCGAAATCAAAACCGACATGATTGTAAAAGCGATGATCCTCTGTCGCGATGACGGCTTGTTGCAGTGTGAGCGGAATGTCTTTTATTTTCACATAGTTTCGGCGATCCAATTTGCCTTCTACCGCGCTCTTTAGGGCGATAATTCTCCAGATCCGATCCCAGGCTCCGGCGGCTTCGTTAACGCTGGCCGCTGTATCGGCGGGCAGAACGGCCGAAGTCGAAGCGGGGAGGGTGGAAGACCATTTTTGCCACAAGGTGGCTCCGCCGCTGATGCCAAACGAAATCAGAAATAAAACGCATAATACCGATAAAAAACGGAAAATCCGCAACGTGAAACCCCCTTCTTGAATAGCAGATAAAACAATTGTACCTTATCGGGGTTGGCTTTGGCTAGTCGGCAGGAGTTTTTCGTTTGTTTATGGAAATTATTGTTATGGAACTGAGGCGAGAGCTGGAGAAAAAGGATGTGACCGATATGGGCGTGATTATTGCTGGAGCATTACTGCCGCACCCGCCGATTATGGTACCGGAAATTGGGCAGGAGGATGTTGAAAAAGTTCGCAAAACAGTCAATGCCGCACGCCAGGTGGCAACGTACATCAACAAGTATAAACCGGATACGATCATCATTATCTCGCCGCATGGGCCGATGTTTCGCAATGCCGTAGGAATTTCACGCATACCGGCGCTGTGCGGAAACTTTAGCCGCTTTGGCGCGCCTGAAACGGCGTTGGAATTTGCCAATGATTGCAAACTTGCGCTGCGCATCGGCGGACAATGCGAGAAAAAAGGGATTCCGGTGGTCAATATCGATGAAGAGTCGGCACAGCGTTATCGTCTTTCGGTTGAGCTTGATCATGGCGCGTTGGTGCCGCTCTACTATTTGCGTGATGCCGGCTTTAAAGGCGAAATCGTCTATTTATCAGTAGGCATGCTCGAGTATCGGCAAATGGAAATGTTTGGGGTAGCGGTTCAGGAAGCGGTACGTCTTAGCGTCAAGCGGGTTGTCGTTGTTGCCTCCGGTGATTTGTCGCATCGCCTCGACGCGGGTGCGCCAAATGGTTACAGCCCGCGCGGCAAAGAATTTGACGAGCTTGTTTTGACGGCTGTGCGTGATAACAGTCTTCATTTGCTGCATCGCCTGTCGCCGGAATTAGTTGAAGAGGCGGGGCAATGCGGGTTGCGGCCGATCTTCTTTTTGCTGGGCGCGCTGGCGGGGATTAAAACAAAAGTCGAGTTGCTCTCTTACGAAGCGCCTTTTGGCGTCGGCTACGCGGTGGCGATTTACAAACCGTTTCTTGACGCGAAGGGAGGCGCCGTATGAATAAAACGCATAGTACAGCAGTAGAATTAGCCTGGGCGGCGCTGCGCAGCCATTTGCACGTTGCTGAAATGCCGGAGCTTCCGGAACGGTTGCCGGAGGAGTTGGCCGGGCGCGCGGGCGTATTTGTTTCTTTGAAAAAGCAGGGACGTCTGCGCGGTTGCATCGGAACGTTTGAACCGACGCAAACGGACGTTGCGCATGAGATCATCCGCAATGCGGTAATGGCGGCGACGCAGGATCCGCGCTTTCCCAAGGTGGAGGAAGCGGAATTGCCGGAACTCGAGATTTCGGTCGATGTGCTGACGCCGCCGGAAG from Azotosporobacter soli includes:
- a CDS encoding DUF3841 domain-containing protein gives rise to the protein MRRGDGKLQLWTIQSLAAWQELERDGVLWCRPVVAEIAFLAAYQWMRDEMIARIGPPPHEDAYPLWAWYHWHGDHQPKPDMRYSGQLPPGTPGMRIEFSIPAEQVVLSDFILWHHVLNGWYLGESLADDAAFELERQRRGLRYPMGHTKKDGDLEGRVRDSWQRIFALNWVDPDQYLSLPLQEKSVQATLWEVRREQVLKAELFYGKGKWDA
- a CDS encoding transglycosylase domain-containing protein, with amino-acid sequence MRIFRFLSVLCVLFLISFGISGGATLWQKWSSTLPASTSAVLPADTAASVNEAAGAWDRIWRIIALKSAVEGKLDRRNYVKIKDIPLTLQQAVIATEDHRFYNHVGFDFEGILRATLVNVQAGGYAEGASTITQQLIKNLFLSQDKTITRKAEEFVLAVDMELRYSKEEILEMYLNSIYFGSGAYGIGPAAKIYFGKPPANLNLPEAALLAGIPNAPSLNSPYVNFQAAKQRQAIVLGAMVKYNYLGPQAAEEARLTPVWLAN
- a CDS encoding class III extradiol dioxygenase subunit B-like domain-containing protein, which gives rise to MEIIVMELRRELEKKDVTDMGVIIAGALLPHPPIMVPEIGQEDVEKVRKTVNAARQVATYINKYKPDTIIIISPHGPMFRNAVGISRIPALCGNFSRFGAPETALEFANDCKLALRIGGQCEKKGIPVVNIDEESAQRYRLSVELDHGALVPLYYLRDAGFKGEIVYLSVGMLEYRQMEMFGVAVQEAVRLSVKRVVVVASGDLSHRLDAGAPNGYSPRGKEFDELVLTAVRDNSLHLLHRLSPELVEEAGQCGLRPIFFLLGALAGIKTKVELLSYEAPFGVGYAVAIYKPFLDAKGGAV
- the amrA gene encoding AmmeMemoRadiSam system protein A, which codes for MNKTHSTAVELAWAALRSHLHVAEMPELPERLPEELAGRAGVFVSLKKQGRLRGCIGTFEPTQTDVAHEIIRNAVMAATQDPRFPKVEEAELPELEISVDVLTPPEEIAAENQLDPARYGLILKSGWRKGLLLPQLEGVNTVEEQIAIVRQKAGIVPGEAVTMYRFTVVRYT